The Fructilactobacillus myrtifloralis genome contains a region encoding:
- the rpsK gene encoding 30S ribosomal protein S11: MVKKNTRKRKARKHVEAGVAHIHSTFNNTLVMITDVQGNAIAWSSAGALGFRGSRKSTPFAAQMAAEAAAKAAMEHGMKTVEVAVKGPGSGRESAIRALQTTGLEVAAIRDVTPVPHNGCRPPKRRRV; encoded by the coding sequence ATGGTTAAGAAGAATACTCGCAAACGGAAAGCAAGAAAGCACGTTGAAGCTGGTGTGGCTCACATTCACTCAACGTTCAACAACACCTTAGTAATGATTACTGACGTTCAAGGAAACGCGATCGCTTGGTCATCTGCTGGTGCATTAGGTTTCCGTGGTAGTCGTAAATCAACTCCATTTGCTGCTCAAATGGCTGCTGAAGCTGCCGCAAAAGCAGCAATGGAACATGGTATGAAGACTGTGGAAGTTGCAGTTAAGGGGCCTGGTTCAGGTCGTGAATCTGCAATTCGGGCTTTACAAACAACTGGACTGGAAGTTGCCGCAATTCGTGACGTTACTCCAGTTCCTCATAACGGTTGCCGTCCTCCAAAACGTCGTCGAGTTTAA
- the rpsM gene encoding 30S ribosomal protein S13, with amino-acid sequence MARIAGVDLPRNKRVVIALTYIYGVGNTTAQKVLQQAGVSEDVRTQDLTPEQEDKIRVALDEYTIEGDLRREVSMNIKRLSEIGSYRGLRHRRGLPSRGQHTKNNARTRKGKRTKK; translated from the coding sequence ATGGCTCGTATTGCCGGAGTAGATTTACCACGTAACAAGCGTGTTGTCATTGCCCTGACTTACATTTACGGAGTTGGTAACACAACTGCCCAAAAAGTGTTGCAACAAGCTGGGGTTTCAGAAGACGTTCGGACGCAAGACTTAACTCCTGAACAAGAAGATAAGATCCGGGTTGCTCTCGATGAATACACAATCGAAGGTGACTTGCGTCGTGAAGTTAGCATGAACATCAAACGGCTCTCAGAAATCGGTTCATACCGTGGTTTGCGTCACCGTCGTGGTTTGCCTTCGAGAGGTCAACACACGAAGAATAACGCTCGGACCAGAAAAGGTAAGAGAACGAAAAAATAA
- the rpmJ gene encoding 50S ribosomal protein L36, giving the protein MKVRPSVKKMCENCKIIKRKGRVMVICSANAKHKQRQGK; this is encoded by the coding sequence ATGAAAGTAAGACCATCAGTAAAAAAGATGTGCGAAAACTGCAAGATTATTAAGCGCAAGGGTCGAGTAATGGTAATTTGCTCAGCCAACGCTAAGCACAAACAACGCCAAGGAAAATAA
- the infA gene encoding translation initiation factor IF-1 gives MSKDNVIEIEGKITETLPNAMFRVELENGHEILAHVSGKIRMHYIKILPGDRVTVEMSPYDLTKGRITYRFK, from the coding sequence GTGTCGAAAGATAACGTAATTGAAATCGAAGGAAAAATTACCGAAACGTTACCAAACGCCATGTTTCGGGTCGAACTTGAAAACGGCCACGAAATCTTAGCGCATGTTTCTGGTAAGATTAGAATGCATTACATTAAGATACTTCCAGGAGACCGGGTAACTGTTGAGATGTCACCATATGATTTAACCAAAGGTCGCATTACTTATCGGTTTAAGTAA
- a CDS encoding adenylate kinase, producing MNLLIMGLPGAGKGTQADFIVEQYGIPHISTGDIFRAAIKQQTPLGVKAQTYIDRGDLVPDDVTCGIVEERLQQPDTQPGYLLDGFPRTIVQAEQLEKMTTKLAKPLDAVLNIDVDPQTLVERLSGRFICKNCGATYHKLYKKPRVEGTCDVCGGHVFYQRSDDKPETVKNRLDVNLKMNTPLIDFYSKRKLLHTVDGNQAIAEVTKEINQVLSQLQTK from the coding sequence ATGAATTTGTTGATTATGGGTCTTCCCGGTGCTGGGAAGGGTACGCAAGCTGATTTTATTGTAGAGCAATATGGGATTCCTCATATTTCCACCGGAGACATCTTCCGGGCTGCAATTAAGCAACAAACGCCGTTGGGAGTGAAAGCCCAAACGTACATTGATCGCGGGGACTTAGTTCCAGATGACGTGACCTGTGGGATCGTTGAGGAACGCTTACAACAACCTGATACCCAACCTGGGTACTTGTTGGACGGATTTCCCCGGACCATTGTTCAGGCCGAACAACTAGAAAAGATGACCACCAAGTTAGCCAAACCACTCGATGCGGTGTTAAACATTGATGTTGATCCGCAAACCCTCGTGGAACGGTTGTCTGGTCGGTTCATTTGTAAAAACTGTGGTGCTACTTATCATAAATTGTACAAAAAGCCTCGTGTTGAAGGTACGTGTGATGTTTGTGGTGGACATGTCTTTTACCAACGAAGCGATGACAAGCCGGAAACCGTGAAGAATCGGTTAGATGTTAATTTAAAGATGAATACCCCATTAATTGACTTCTATTCGAAACGCAAGTTGTTGCACACGGTGGATGGGAACCAAGCCATCGCGGAGGTTACTAAGGAAATCAATCAAGTGTTGTCTCAATTGCAAACCAAATAA
- the secY gene encoding preprotein translocase subunit SecY: MLSTLKSAFQDKGIRNKILFTLFVLAVFRLGAYITVPGINAKALQEVASSGLVNVLNMFSGGGLTNYSIFAMGVSPYITAQIVVQLLQMDIVPKFVEWGKQGEVGRLKLDKVTKRLTVFLAFAQSIGITAGFNALSSLKLVQNPGIGTYISIGLILTAGTMLTTWMGDMITDKGVGQGVSMIIFAGIVANIPTGFDSIYRDYIQGTAMDQMWEPALFIVALIIIMLIIVTFVTWVQQAERRIPIQYTRRAAGSADSSYLPLKVNVAGVIPVIFASAFISTPQTILMFFTKNYGESGWFKFLSELFNMQTPMGATFYTILIVVFTFFYAFVQVNPQKLAENLQKQGSYIPGVWPGRGTQDYVSRLLMRLSTIGALFLGVVSIIPLIAQNVWNLNSSIGLGGTNLLIIVGVTIEFMNQIKGLTMRQEYTGFIQNDPKAK; encoded by the coding sequence ATGTTATCAACCTTAAAAAGTGCATTCCAAGACAAAGGCATTCGGAACAAAATTTTGTTCACGCTGTTTGTTCTCGCTGTGTTTCGACTGGGTGCTTACATTACAGTCCCAGGGATTAACGCAAAGGCACTTCAAGAAGTTGCTTCTTCTGGGTTAGTTAACGTTTTGAACATGTTCAGTGGTGGAGGTTTAACTAACTATTCGATCTTTGCGATGGGAGTTTCACCTTACATTACTGCTCAAATTGTGGTTCAGTTATTACAAATGGACATCGTTCCAAAGTTTGTGGAATGGGGGAAGCAGGGAGAAGTTGGACGCTTAAAGCTTGATAAAGTGACCAAGCGGCTGACCGTCTTTCTCGCCTTTGCCCAGTCAATTGGAATTACGGCCGGTTTTAACGCTTTAAGTAGTTTAAAACTGGTGCAAAACCCCGGGATTGGAACTTACATTAGTATTGGTCTGATCCTGACCGCCGGAACCATGTTAACCACTTGGATGGGAGACATGATTACCGACAAGGGAGTTGGGCAAGGAGTTTCCATGATTATCTTTGCCGGAATTGTTGCCAACATCCCCACTGGATTTGACAGCATTTACCGGGATTACATTCAGGGAACGGCCATGGATCAAATGTGGGAACCCGCCCTCTTCATCGTGGCGTTGATCATCATTATGCTGATCATCGTGACCTTTGTGACCTGGGTGCAACAAGCCGAACGTCGGATTCCAATTCAATACACGCGGCGGGCCGCTGGGTCAGCTGATTCCAGTTACCTGCCCCTCAAGGTGAACGTTGCGGGAGTGATTCCCGTCATCTTTGCCAGTGCCTTTATCTCAACGCCCCAAACGATCCTAATGTTCTTTACGAAGAACTACGGTGAGTCGGGCTGGTTCAAATTCTTATCAGAATTGTTTAACATGCAAACTCCAATGGGAGCGACCTTTTACACGATTCTGATTGTGGTCTTCACGTTCTTCTACGCCTTTGTGCAGGTTAATCCGCAAAAACTGGCTGAAAACTTGCAAAAGCAGGGGAGTTACATTCCTGGTGTCTGGCCCGGTCGGGGAACGCAGGATTACGTTTCGCGGTTATTGATGCGGTTAAGTACGATTGGGGCATTATTCTTAGGGGTCGTTTCGATTATCCCGTTGATTGCCCAAAACGTCTGGAACTTAAATAGTTCAATTGGACTCGGTGGAACCAACCTCCTGATTATTGTGGGAGTAACCATCGAATTCATGAACCAAATCAAGGGTTTAACCATGCGGCAAGAATATACCGGGTTCATTCAAAATGATCCCAAGGCAAAGTAG
- the rplO gene encoding 50S ribosomal protein L15 — protein MKLDELKAAEGSRSERTRKGRGRSSKGKTSGRGQKGQKARGKTRLGFEGGQMPLYRRIPKRGFTNIHRKDIVIVNVNELNAFDNGAEVTPEALVETGIIRNLKDGIKVLGNGQLDKQLTVQANKFSASAKKAIEDAGGKAEVI, from the coding sequence ATGAAGTTAGACGAATTAAAAGCTGCTGAAGGTTCACGTTCCGAACGGACTCGGAAGGGTCGTGGTCGTTCCAGCAAGGGTAAAACGTCTGGTCGGGGACAAAAAGGACAAAAAGCCCGTGGCAAAACCCGTTTAGGTTTTGAAGGGGGCCAAATGCCTTTGTACCGTCGGATTCCGAAACGCGGATTCACTAACATTCACCGCAAGGACATTGTGATCGTGAACGTTAATGAACTGAACGCGTTTGACAACGGTGCCGAAGTAACTCCTGAAGCATTAGTAGAAACTGGCATTATCCGGAACCTCAAGGACGGAATTAAGGTGCTTGGTAACGGTCAACTTGACAAACAGTTGACGGTTCAAGCCAACAAGTTCTCTGCAAGTGCGAAAAAAGCAATTGAAGATGCCGGCGGTAAAGCTGAGGTGATCTAA
- the rpmD gene encoding 50S ribosomal protein L30 — protein sequence MAQLKITLVHSAAHRLPKQRKIVEALGLGRINSSVIKPDNAATRGALFKIAHLVDVEQVKD from the coding sequence ATGGCTCAATTAAAGATTACTTTAGTTCACAGTGCTGCTCATCGTCTTCCCAAACAACGTAAGATTGTGGAAGCATTAGGATTAGGCCGGATTAACAGTAGTGTAATCAAGCCCGATAATGCAGCAACGCGGGGAGCATTATTCAAAATTGCTCACCTAGTTGACGTTGAACAAGTTAAGGATTAA
- the rpsE gene encoding 30S ribosomal protein S5, with amino-acid sequence MAKFIDPNKLDLDDNVVAINRITKVVKGGRRLRFAALAVVGDKNGHVGFGTGKAQEVPEAIRKAVEAAKKNLIEVPIVGTTIPHEIVGVYGGGKIMLKPAEEGSGVAAGGAVRAVMDLAGINDVTSKRLGSDTAINVIRATFEGLKGLKSATEVSELRGVSADHLAE; translated from the coding sequence ATGGCTAAATTTATTGATCCGAACAAATTGGATTTAGATGATAATGTTGTTGCCATCAACCGGATTACAAAGGTTGTTAAAGGTGGACGTCGGCTACGGTTTGCTGCCCTAGCTGTTGTTGGTGACAAAAATGGTCACGTTGGTTTTGGAACTGGAAAAGCGCAAGAAGTTCCAGAAGCCATTCGGAAGGCCGTTGAAGCTGCTAAGAAGAACTTGATCGAAGTTCCAATCGTTGGAACGACGATTCCCCACGAAATCGTTGGAGTTTACGGTGGGGGTAAGATTATGTTAAAACCAGCCGAAGAAGGTTCTGGAGTAGCTGCTGGTGGTGCCGTTCGTGCCGTTATGGATTTAGCGGGAATCAACGATGTTACCAGTAAACGACTTGGTTCTGACACAGCAATCAACGTTATCCGGGCAACTTTCGAAGGGCTAAAGGGACTGAAGAGTGCTACTGAAGTTTCAGAACTTCGTGGTGTTTCCGCAGACCACTTAGCTGAATAA
- the rplR gene encoding 50S ribosomal protein L18: MISKPSKNKTRKVRHARVRSKIAGTAECPRLDVFRSNKNIYAQVIDDVAGVTLASASTLDKEVTGSNKTEQANSVGKLVADRATAKNIKKVVFDRGGYLYHGRVAALASGARENGLEF; the protein is encoded by the coding sequence TTGATTTCAAAACCAAGCAAAAACAAAACACGAAAGGTAAGACATGCTCGTGTTCGTAGTAAAATTGCTGGTACTGCTGAGTGCCCACGTTTAGACGTTTTCCGTTCTAACAAAAACATCTACGCTCAAGTAATTGATGACGTAGCGGGTGTAACGCTAGCTAGTGCCTCAACTCTTGACAAAGAAGTAACTGGAAGCAACAAGACGGAACAAGCGAACAGCGTTGGAAAGTTAGTTGCTGACCGGGCTACTGCCAAAAACATCAAAAAAGTTGTTTTTGACCGTGGTGGTTACTTATACCATGGTCGTGTGGCTGCCTTAGCATCTGGCGCTCGCGAAAATGGACTCGAATTTTAA
- the rplF gene encoding 50S ribosomal protein L6 has product MSRIGYKTVEIPEGVTISQNGDQVTVKGPKGELTATFSPMVEMKVNGNEVNFEPAGKYDNKMRAMHGTSRANFNNMVEGVANGFKKNLKLVGVGYRTQLKGKTLILNVGYSNPVEVPLPEDLDVQVPDNTTIQIEGINKQHVGDFAAKVRAIRSPEPYKGKGIRYEGERIVLKEGKTGK; this is encoded by the coding sequence ATGAGTAGAATTGGTTACAAAACAGTTGAAATCCCAGAAGGGGTTACGATCTCTCAAAACGGCGACCAAGTGACCGTTAAGGGTCCTAAGGGTGAATTAACGGCAACTTTCTCTCCAATGGTGGAAATGAAGGTTAACGGTAACGAAGTTAACTTCGAACCAGCTGGTAAGTACGACAACAAAATGCGCGCAATGCACGGAACTTCACGTGCCAACTTCAACAACATGGTTGAAGGAGTTGCTAACGGATTTAAGAAGAACCTTAAGTTAGTTGGGGTTGGATACCGGACCCAATTAAAGGGGAAGACCTTAATTTTAAACGTTGGTTACTCAAACCCCGTTGAAGTACCACTTCCAGAAGATCTTGACGTGCAAGTTCCTGACAACACGACGATTCAAATCGAAGGAATTAACAAACAACACGTTGGTGATTTTGCCGCTAAAGTCCGGGCTATTCGTTCCCCAGAACCTTACAAAGGGAAAGGGATTCGTTACGAAGGCGAACGGATTGTGCTTAAAGAAGGTAAGACTGGTAAGTAG
- the rpsH gene encoding 30S ribosomal protein S8 produces MAMTDPIADFLTRIRNANMARHTSVDVPASKIKRNIAEILKREGFISRVEYIEDDKQGVIRVFLKYGKNDERVISGLKRISKPGLRSYVKSDDVPKVLNGLGIAIISTSNGVITDKEARDKKVGGEVLAYVW; encoded by the coding sequence ATGGCAATGACAGATCCAATTGCAGACTTTTTAACTCGAATTCGGAATGCCAACATGGCACGCCATACTTCAGTTGATGTACCTGCATCAAAAATTAAACGTAATATTGCTGAAATCTTGAAGCGCGAAGGATTTATCAGTCGGGTTGAATACATCGAAGACGATAAACAAGGCGTAATCCGGGTTTTCCTCAAATATGGAAAAAACGACGAACGCGTTATTTCGGGCTTGAAACGGATTTCAAAGCCTGGTTTACGTTCGTACGTTAAATCAGATGATGTTCCTAAGGTCTTGAACGGTTTAGGGATTGCAATCATCTCAACTTCAAATGGAGTTATCACTGACAAAGAAGCTCGCGACAAAAAAGTCGGTGGCGAAGTGTTAGCTTACGTTTGGTAA
- a CDS encoding type Z 30S ribosomal protein S14: MAKKSMVEKNKRPAKFSTQNYTRCERCGRPRAVYQKFHLCRVCLRQLAHRGQIPGMKKASW; this comes from the coding sequence TTGGCTAAAAAATCGATGGTAGAAAAGAACAAGCGTCCAGCTAAGTTCTCTACTCAAAACTACACTCGTTGCGAACGTTGTGGTCGACCTCGTGCGGTTTACCAAAAGTTCCACTTATGCCGGGTTTGCTTACGTCAACTTGCCCACCGGGGTCAAATTCCTGGCATGAAGAAAGCTAGTTGGTAG
- the rplE gene encoding 50S ribosomal protein L5 has translation MSTRLEERYKKEILPALVEKFNYSSIMQGPKLEKIVLNMGVGDAVTNSKNLDEAVNELTLISGQKPLVTKAKKSIAAFRLREGMPIGAKVTLRGDKMYDFLDKLINVSLPRVRDFHGVPNRSFDGRGNYTVGIKEQLIFPEINYDDVNRVRGLDIVLVTTAKTDEEGHELLKQFGMPFAK, from the coding sequence ATGTCTACTCGTTTAGAAGAAAGATATAAGAAAGAAATTCTCCCAGCACTAGTAGAAAAATTCAACTATTCATCAATTATGCAAGGACCAAAACTTGAAAAAATTGTTTTGAATATGGGTGTTGGTGATGCAGTAACAAATTCGAAGAACCTAGATGAGGCCGTTAACGAACTAACGTTAATTTCTGGTCAAAAACCGTTGGTTACGAAAGCTAAGAAATCGATTGCCGCTTTCCGTCTGCGGGAAGGAATGCCAATCGGAGCTAAAGTAACCCTCCGCGGTGACAAAATGTACGACTTCTTGGACAAATTAATCAACGTGTCCTTACCACGAGTTCGTGACTTCCACGGGGTGCCTAACCGCTCCTTTGATGGTCGGGGGAACTACACGGTGGGAATTAAAGAACAATTGATTTTCCCAGAAATTAACTACGATGACGTTAACCGAGTACGTGGGTTAGATATCGTGCTGGTAACGACCGCTAAAACTGATGAAGAAGGCCACGAATTGCTCAAACAATTTGGAATGCCTTTCGCTAAATAG
- the rplX gene encoding 50S ribosomal protein L24 has product MFLKTGDKVRVIAGKDKGKDGKITQVLAADNRVVVEGINKVKKHEKASQGNPQGGVFDVEAPISASNVMLIDPSTNEPTRVGIEVKDGKKVRISKKSHKAID; this is encoded by the coding sequence ATGTTCTTAAAAACTGGTGACAAAGTGCGCGTAATCGCTGGAAAAGACAAGGGAAAAGATGGCAAAATCACCCAAGTACTTGCTGCCGATAACCGTGTAGTTGTTGAAGGAATCAACAAAGTAAAGAAGCATGAAAAAGCTTCGCAAGGAAACCCCCAAGGTGGTGTTTTCGACGTTGAAGCACCAATCAGTGCCTCAAACGTAATGTTAATCGACCCATCAACTAACGAACCAACTCGGGTTGGCATCGAAGTTAAAGATGGTAAAAAAGTTCGTATTTCAAAGAAATCACACAAAGCAATCGACTAA
- the rplN gene encoding 50S ribosomal protein L14 → MIQQESRLKVADNSGARELLTIKVLGGSRVRYAGIGDVIVATVKQATPGGVVKKGDVVKAVIVRTKAVSRRNDGSYIRFDENAAVLVNDDKSPKGTRIFGPVARELRNNNFMKIVSLAPEVL, encoded by the coding sequence ATGATCCAACAAGAAAGTCGTTTGAAGGTTGCCGATAACTCTGGTGCCCGCGAACTTTTAACTATCAAAGTTTTAGGTGGTTCACGAGTTCGTTATGCTGGAATTGGTGACGTAATTGTTGCTACTGTTAAACAAGCAACACCAGGTGGCGTTGTCAAAAAAGGGGACGTGGTTAAAGCAGTTATCGTAAGAACTAAGGCGGTTTCCCGTCGTAATGATGGTTCCTACATTCGTTTTGATGAAAACGCCGCTGTTTTGGTTAACGATGATAAGAGCCCGAAAGGTACCCGTATTTTTGGACCGGTTGCTCGTGAATTACGGAATAACAATTTTATGAAGATCGTTTCATTAGCGCCTGAAGTTCTTTAA
- the rpsQ gene encoding 30S ribosomal protein S17 yields the protein MSAERNERKRYRGRVVSDKMDKTITVAVETTKTHPTYGKRIKYTKKYKARDENNRAKMNDIVEIMETRPLSKSVHFRLVDVVEEAVII from the coding sequence ATGAGCGCAGAACGTAATGAACGTAAGAGATACAGAGGTCGAGTTGTTTCTGACAAAATGGACAAAACCATCACGGTTGCCGTTGAAACGACTAAAACACATCCAACTTATGGTAAGCGGATCAAATACACCAAGAAGTACAAAGCGCGCGATGAAAACAATCGGGCTAAGATGAACGATATTGTTGAAATCATGGAAACACGGCCATTATCGAAGTCGGTCCACTTCCGTCTCGTTGATGTTGTTGAAGAAGCCGTTATTATCTAG
- the rpmC gene encoding 50S ribosomal protein L29 → MKAKEISKLTTDEMRAKEQDYKKELFNLRFQLATGQLENTARLRTVRKTIARLKTALRQKELNQ, encoded by the coding sequence ATGAAGGCTAAAGAAATTAGTAAGTTAACCACTGACGAAATGCGTGCTAAGGAACAAGATTACAAAAAGGAATTGTTCAATCTTCGGTTTCAATTAGCCACTGGTCAATTGGAAAACACCGCTCGTTTGAGAACTGTCCGGAAGACCATCGCCCGGCTCAAAACAGCTTTGCGGCAAAAGGAATTAAATCAATAA
- the rplP gene encoding 50S ribosomal protein L16, with amino-acid sequence MLVPKRVKHRREHRGKLRGHSKGGNSVAFGEYGLQAIDSHWITNRQIEACRIAITRCMKRGGKVWIKIFPQKSYTEKGIGVRMGKGKGSPAGWVAPVKRGKVLFEVAGVNEETAIKALTLASNKLPIRTKIIKREEVGGESNEG; translated from the coding sequence ATGCTTGTACCAAAACGTGTTAAGCACCGTCGTGAACACCGTGGTAAATTACGCGGTCACTCAAAGGGCGGAAACAGCGTTGCTTTCGGTGAATATGGTTTACAAGCCATTGATTCACATTGGATTACTAACAGACAAATTGAAGCTTGCCGAATTGCCATTACTCGTTGCATGAAGCGTGGGGGAAAAGTTTGGATCAAAATTTTCCCCCAAAAGTCATACACGGAAAAAGGTATTGGAGTTCGAATGGGTAAAGGGAAAGGTAGTCCAGCTGGATGGGTTGCTCCCGTTAAGCGCGGTAAGGTACTTTTCGAAGTTGCCGGTGTTAACGAAGAGACTGCCATTAAAGCCTTGACTTTAGCTTCAAACAAGTTGCCAATTCGTACTAAGATTATTAAACGTGAGGAAGTAGGTGGCGAATCAAATGAAGGCTAA
- the rpsC gene encoding 30S ribosomal protein S3, protein MGQKINPNGLRIGVTRGWQAQWFANDDKFASYLNEDLKIRGYLEKRLADASVSEIDIERAAKRVNISIHTAKPGMVIGKGGSEVESLRQALNKLTGRRVHINIVEVKKPDLEADLVGENIARQLEGRVAFRRAMRQAMKGVMRAGATGVKTQSAGRLNGADMARIESYSEGRVPLHTLRADIDYSWNEAHTTYGSIGVKTWINRGEVLPDKPEENRKGGK, encoded by the coding sequence ATGGGTCAAAAAATTAATCCGAATGGTTTACGAATTGGTGTTACCCGTGGTTGGCAAGCACAATGGTTTGCAAATGACGATAAATTCGCTTCATACTTAAATGAAGATTTGAAGATTCGTGGCTACCTCGAAAAACGCTTAGCGGACGCTTCCGTATCAGAAATTGATATCGAACGGGCTGCTAAACGGGTTAACATCTCGATTCACACTGCTAAGCCAGGAATGGTGATTGGTAAGGGTGGATCAGAAGTTGAAAGCTTACGGCAAGCCTTGAACAAGTTAACGGGTCGCCGTGTGCACATCAACATCGTGGAAGTTAAGAAACCAGATCTCGAAGCTGACTTAGTTGGAGAAAACATCGCTCGTCAACTAGAAGGTCGGGTAGCATTCCGTCGGGCAATGCGCCAAGCAATGAAGGGCGTTATGCGGGCTGGTGCCACTGGGGTTAAAACTCAATCAGCTGGCCGTTTGAACGGAGCTGACATGGCTCGGATCGAAAGTTATTCAGAAGGTCGGGTTCCGCTGCACACGTTACGTGCTGACATCGACTACTCATGGAACGAAGCCCACACTACTTATGGTTCAATTGGTGTGAAAACTTGGATTAACCGTGGTGAAGTTTTACCTGACAAACCTGAGGAAAATCGTAAGGGAGGTAAGTAA
- the rplV gene encoding 50S ribosomal protein L22, with protein sequence MAEQVTSAKAIAKTVRIAPRKVRLVLDLIRGKQVAEATSILKFTPRGASPVVEKVLRSAVANAENNFDLDGQTLVVSEAYADEGPTLKRFRPRAKGSASPINKRTSHITIVVSEQKEG encoded by the coding sequence ATGGCTGAACAAGTTACATCAGCAAAAGCAATCGCTAAAACTGTTCGCATTGCCCCTCGTAAGGTCCGCCTTGTTTTAGATCTTATTAGAGGCAAGCAGGTTGCAGAAGCAACTTCAATCTTGAAGTTCACTCCCCGCGGGGCATCTCCCGTTGTGGAAAAAGTGTTACGCTCTGCCGTTGCTAACGCAGAAAACAACTTTGATCTTGACGGTCAAACCTTGGTTGTAAGCGAAGCTTATGCCGACGAAGGACCAACCTTAAAACGGTTCCGTCCCCGGGCAAAAGGTTCTGCTTCTCCCATCAACAAACGTACTAGTCACATCACAATCGTAGTATCAGAACAAAAGGAGGGATAG
- the rpsS gene encoding 30S ribosomal protein S19, translated as MSRSLKKGPFADQSLLKKIDAQKDQEKKTVIKTWSRRSTIFPSFIGYTISVYNGRHHVPVFIQEDMVGHKLGEFVPTRTFHGHGNTDKKTV; from the coding sequence ATGAGTCGTAGTTTAAAGAAGGGACCATTTGCCGACCAATCACTCTTAAAGAAGATTGACGCGCAAAAAGACCAAGAAAAGAAAACGGTTATCAAGACTTGGTCACGTCGTTCGACGATTTTCCCAAGTTTCATTGGATACACTATCTCAGTTTACAACGGTAGACATCATGTCCCAGTGTTCATCCAAGAAGACATGGTAGGCCACAAACTTGGTGAATTCGTACCAACTCGGACATTCCACGGTCACGGAAATACCGACAAAAAAACTGTATAA